The following coding sequences are from one Gossypium hirsutum isolate 1008001.06 chromosome A12, Gossypium_hirsutum_v2.1, whole genome shotgun sequence window:
- the LOC107947096 gene encoding uncharacterized protein, translating to MAASFRWLLQLHKDVPKAAKFYSQGLDFSVNVCTLRWAELQSGPLKLALMQSPCDNAMQNGCSSVLSFTVNDINSTVTKLMALGAELDGPIKYEIHGKVAALRCIDGHMVGLYEPA from the exons ATGGCGGCGTCGTTTAGGTGGTTACTCCAACTCCACAAAGACGTTCCCAAGGCGGCAAAGTTCTACTCACAAGGGCTCGACTTCTCCGTCAACGTCTGTACGCTTCGGTGGGCCGAGCTCCAGTCTGGTCCTCTCAAACTTGCTCTCATGCAATCCCCTTG TGATAATGCGATGCAGAACGGTTGCTCTTCAGTTTTATCATTCACAGTGAATGACATTAATAGTACAGTAACAAAATTAATGGCATTAGGAGCTGAACTAGATGGTCCCATCAAATATGAAATCCATGGCAAG GTTGCTGCCTTGCGTTGCATTGACGGTCACATGGTTGGCCTCTATGAACCAGCATAA
- the LOC107947095 gene encoding uncharacterized protein has product MEGKLLEMFEVGPCEDDYQLGFLIGQRFCNQIRSRLAGDLILQKQLLPFARTPHAQPLLKALSETNQKKFPRYWAELLGTADGSGVPVLDIILVNFRKEILPFISKTTMNSNADTTDDCSDVLIVSDSMAVAAHNEDANVSLVGHTYLIKGKLSNGLSFIAYTYAGELPSCAFGLNSQGLAFTLNSVPPVEDEIVPAGIGRNFVSRDLLEATSTADALARIRSSEVSVGHSYNLIDIQKRMILNVETASRSRVSVHEVGATPFFHANMYLHLQVQQVHDENSISRQKRAAFLPQGSKTDVLSLLGDTEDTKYPIYMTGPTLYTLCTTVIDLDERTLTIIEGNPKYGKVSHVFSMSSNELNLKLVNHAELNLKLVNHAEGTHL; this is encoded by the exons ATGGAAGGTAAACTGCTGGAGATGTTTGAAGTTGGGCCCTGTGAAGATGACTACCAGCTGGGTTTTCTCATAGGTCAAAGGTTTTGCAATCAAATAAGAAGCAGGTTGGCTGGGGACCTCATTCTTCAAAAACAGCTCCTTCCTTTTGCTCGAACACCGCATGCACAACCGCTGCTCAAAGCACTCTCGGAAACAAACCAGAAGAAGTTCCCAAGATATTGGGCTGAGCTTTTAGGGACTGCAGACGGAAGCGGTGTGCCGGTTCTTGAT ATAATACTAGTCAACTTCAGAAAGGAGATACTCCCATtcatttcaaaaacaacaatgaaTTCAAATGCTGATACTACAGATGACTGTTCTGATGTTCTCATTGTTAGTGATTCAATGGCAGTAGCAGCTCATAATGAGGATGCAAACGTTTCTCTAGTAGGCCACAC CTATTTGATCAAGGGAAAACTATCAAATGGATTATCCTTCATAGCTTACACATATGCAGGAGAGCTTCCAAGTTGTGCTTTTGGACTTAACAGTCAAGGACTG GCATTCACACTGAATTCAGTACCTCCAGTTGAAGATGAGATTGTACCAGCTGGCATTGGAAGGAACTTTGTCTCTAGAGACCTTCTGGAAGCAACTAGTACTGCAGACGCATTAGCT AGAATACGTTCATCAGAAGTCTCTGTGGGACACAGTTACAATTTAATCGATATACAGAAGCGTATGATCTTGAATGTAGAAACTGCATCAAGATCGCGAGTTTCAGTTCATGAGGTTGGAGCGACACCATTTTTCCACGCAAACATGTATCTCCATCTTCAGGTTCAACAG GTACATGATGAAAACTCAATAAGCAGGCAAAAAAGAGCAGCATTTCTACCACAAGGATCAAAAACCGATGTCTTGTCTCTTCTAGGAGATACAGAAGATACAAAATACCCCATCTACATGACAG GTCCAACTCTTTATACACTCTGCACAACTGTCATTGATTTGGATGAAAGAACACTTACAATAATTGAAGGAAACCCAAAGTATGGGAAAGTTTCGCATGTCTTTTCGATGTCTTCAAACGAGTTAAACCTCAAATTGGTCAACCATGCTGAATTAAACCTCAAATTGGTCAACCATGCTGAAGGGACTCATCTCTAG
- the LOC107947094 gene encoding uncharacterized protein At5g41620, whose product MKREEKSEEGLAEKEENLCEKLSRRILLVGNSKTEGPCTPCPSWKLYDPQPQPQALSHHSYIFPHPPAAVSARKLAASLWEFHQYLHHHHHHHQSQPKMHRGGVNNTNGRYHQRHHRNSLLKNKAIDFSQYLDDPCPSSDPDQPESASGLRRHIAQTLMKHHRSFEKNNQALQPVSPSSYGSSMEVAPYNPAVTPSSSLDFRGRIGESHYNLKTSTELLKVLNRIWSLEEQHVSNISLIKALKMELDHACARIKELLRDQQAGRHEIDDLMKQIAEDKLVRKSKEQDRVHAAVQSVRGELEDERKLRNRSENLHRKLARELSEAKASLSNALKDLERERKSRKLLEDLCDEFARGIKSYEQEVHTLRQKSDEEWTGVADHDHLILHISESWLDERMQMKLEEAQSGFAEQNPAIDRLGFEIETFLQAKPIGTSVSKRTDYLSQKDRRKSLESVPLNEAVTVGKDVLDEEDSASSDSNCFELNEPSSVDLKSHEDEAQTHYSEKKVSSDEKIKSRRPSSLQVKFEEKMARAMNNGNKKSQLEDSGQEIIGVGNTTEATISQKLENDEAAQYGYKGRKNKLDEIRGISSNYVMDNLIRNHIALTEGRNINVENNSGEASSSYPLLKNQPSPVRQWMTKFTPPDLDVPESSTKLPPAMKDNTLKAKLLEARSKGQRSRLKIFKGKS is encoded by the exons AtgaaaagggaagaaaaaagtGAAGAAGGGTTAGCAGAAAAGGAGGAAAATTTGTGTGAAAAGTTGAGTCGGAGGATATTATTGGTAGGGAATAGCAAAACAGAGGGGCCCTGTACTCCATGCCCTTCTTGGAAACTTTACGACCCTCAGCCTCAGCCTCAGGCTCTCTCACATCATAGCTACATCTTTCCTCATCCTCCTGCCGCTGTTTCTGCCAGAAAGTTAGCGGCTTCCTTGTGGGAGTTTCATCAATaccttcatcatcatcatcatcatcatcaaagtCAACCCAAAATGCATAGAGGTGGTGTTAACAACACTAATGGTCGCTACCACCAACGCCATCACCGCAACAGTCTTCTCAAGAACAAAGCCATCGATTTTTCTCAGTACTTGGATGATCCTTGTCCCAGTTCTGACCCTGATCAG CCAGAGAGTGCAAGCGGTTTGAGGAGACATATTGCTCAAACACTGATGAAACACCATCGATCGTTTGAAAAAAATAACCAGGCCCTACAGCCTGTATCGCCGTCAAGCTATGGCAGTTCAATGGAG GTGGCACCTTATAATCCTGCAGTCACGCCTAGCAGTTCCTTAGATTTTAGGGGAAGGATCGGTGAGTCTCACTATAATCTCAAAACATCTACAGAACTGCTAAAAGTACTAAACCGTATTTGGAGCCTGGAAGAACAACATGTATCCAACATCTCACTGATAAAAGCTTTGAAGATGGAACTAGATCATGCCTGTGCTAGGATCAAAGAGTTGCTTCGAGACCAGCAAGCAGGTcgacatgaaattgatgatttgatgAAGCAGATTGCTGAAGACAAATTGGTTAGGAAGAGTAAGGAACAGGATCGGGTTCATGCTGCTGTTCAGTCGGTGAGGGGTGAACTAGAAGATGAAAGAAAGTTAAGAAACCGATCTGAGAATCTACATCGGAAGTTAGCTCGGGAATTGTCCGAGGCCAAAGCTTCTCTTTCTAATGCCTTGAAAGACCTTGAAAGGGAAAGGAAATCAAGGAAGCTTTTGGAAGATCTTTGTGATGAGTTTGCTAGGGGAATAAAAAGCTACGAACAAGAGGTGCATACTCTAAGACAGAAATCTGATGAAGAATGGACGGGAGTGGCTGACCATGATCATTTGATTCTTCATATATCTGAATCATGGCTTGATGAGCGGATGCAGATGAAGCTAGAAGAAGCTCAGTCTGGTTTTGCTGAACAGAATCCAGCCATAGACAGATTAGGCTTTGAAATAGAGACCTTCCTTCAAGCTAAACCGATTGGTACTTCTGTTTCTAAGCGCACAGATTATTTGTCACAAAAGGATCGCAGGAAGTCACTTGAATCTGTTCCTTTAAACGAGGCTGTAACTGTAGGTAAAGATGTTCTTGACGAGGAAGATTCTGCTAGCAGTGATTCAAATTGTTTTGAGCTGAACGAACCAAGTAGTGTTGACCTGAAATCACATGAAGATGAAGCTCAAACCCATTACAGCGAGAAAAAAGTTTCATCTGATGAGAAGATTAAAAGCCGGCGTCCGTCCAGCTTACAAGTTAAGTTTGAAGAAAAGATGGCCAGAGCCATGAATAACGGAAATAAAAAGTCCCAGTTGGAAGATTCAGGACAGGAAATTATCGGTGTAGGGAACACCACTGAAGCAACAATATCTCAAAAACTTGAAAACGATGAAGCTGCTCAATATGGTTACAAGGGAAGAAAGAATAAGCTTGATGAGATACGTGGAATAAGCTCAAATTACGTAATGGACAACTTGATAAGAAATCATATAGCATTGACAGAAGGTAGGAACATAAATGTGGAAAACAACAGCGGTGAGGCTTCTAGTAGTTACCCTCTGTTGAAGAACCAGCCTAGTCCAGTGCGGCAATGGATGACGAAATTCACACCCCCAGATCTGGACGTACCGGAGTCCTCTACGAAGCTACCTCCAGCAATGAAGGATAATACCTTGAAGGCAAAACTTCTTGAAGCAAGGTCCAAAGGACAACGTTCTCGTTTAAAAATATTCAAGGGCAAGTCATAG